The following coding sequences lie in one Blastopirellula retiformator genomic window:
- a CDS encoding alpha/beta hydrolase → MPKTRSLRVIVLSCFSLAFLSLLGSAVTAEQPYQENPGSAGNGDFVVGPDYQIDPDLTDQGNPKGKLFEFSMPLADSKIFRGDDKTLDPKKPVREKRRIWVYIPAAYKEGTKAPILVTLDGPSRLNLVRNALDNLTISTDPDRRLPPFIVIAVENGGNDSKGSQRGLEYDTMSDRFARFINDEVLPAVLADPQIKAAYPNLAFTDNPWGKAIMGCSSGGAAALTAGWFRPDLFRRLITYSGTFVDQQDDDAAEEAEYPLGAWEYHSGRKLIETSEKKPLRIFTHVAENDNRARDPEETYHNWVMANQRTAAALKAKGYDYRFVYSKASRHCDGRVFEATLADTLVWMWRGYHAE, encoded by the coding sequence ATGCCCAAAACACGCTCGCTGCGCGTCATTGTCCTATCTTGCTTCTCGCTCGCCTTCTTGTCGCTGCTGGGCTCCGCCGTGACGGCGGAGCAACCCTATCAAGAGAATCCAGGCTCAGCCGGGAACGGCGATTTCGTCGTCGGCCCCGACTACCAGATCGACCCCGATTTGACCGACCAGGGCAACCCGAAAGGGAAGCTGTTTGAGTTCTCGATGCCGCTCGCCGATAGCAAGATTTTTCGCGGAGACGATAAGACGCTCGATCCGAAAAAGCCGGTCCGGGAAAAACGCCGCATCTGGGTCTACATTCCCGCCGCCTACAAAGAGGGAACCAAGGCGCCGATCTTGGTCACCCTGGATGGGCCGAGCCGTTTGAACTTGGTTCGCAATGCGCTCGACAACCTGACGATTTCGACCGATCCCGATCGACGCTTGCCCCCGTTCATCGTGATCGCGGTAGAAAACGGCGGTAACGATAGCAAGGGGAGCCAACGCGGCCTGGAGTACGACACCATGTCGGACCGGTTCGCCCGGTTTATCAACGATGAAGTGCTACCGGCGGTTCTGGCCGATCCGCAAATCAAAGCCGCTTATCCGAATCTGGCGTTCACTGACAATCCGTGGGGCAAAGCGATCATGGGCTGCAGCTCTGGCGGGGCTGCGGCGCTGACGGCAGGTTGGTTTCGGCCTGATCTGTTTCGCCGTCTGATTACCTATTCCGGCACGTTCGTCGATCAACAAGATGATGACGCGGCGGAAGAAGCGGAGTACCCGCTGGGGGCGTGGGAGTATCACTCGGGCAGAAAGCTGATCGAAACCAGCGAGAAGAAGCCGCTGCGAATCTTTACCCACGTCGCCGAAAACGACAATCGTGCACGCGATCCTGAAGAGACCTATCACAACTGGGTGATGGCCAACCAGCGCACCGCTGCGGCCTTGAAGGCGAAGGGCTACGACTATCGATTCGTCTACAGCAAAGCGAGCCGTCATTGCGACGGCCGCGTCTTTGAAGCGACGCTAGCCGATACGCTGGTCTGGATGTG
- a CDS encoding ArsR/SmtB family transcription factor, translated as MVKKTAAIDNIFRALADPTRRQVLERLGRGPASVSELAEPFSMALPSFVQHLAVLEECALVRSKKQGRVRTFELVPQTLQTAEDWLGRQRQLWQRRLDQLDDYLQSLKDKQS; from the coding sequence ATGGTGAAGAAAACGGCGGCGATCGACAACATTTTTCGGGCCTTGGCCGATCCAACGCGTCGCCAAGTGCTAGAGCGGCTGGGGCGCGGCCCGGCTTCGGTCAGTGAGTTGGCCGAGCCATTTTCGATGGCGCTGCCCTCGTTCGTGCAGCACCTGGCGGTGCTAGAGGAATGCGCCCTGGTTCGCTCGAAGAAGCAGGGACGCGTGCGCACCTTTGAGCTTGTTCCGCAGACCCTGCAGACGGCCGAAGATTGGTTAGGGCGACAGCGGCAGCTTTGGCAGCGGCGGTTGGATCAGTTGGATGATTACTTACAAAGCCTGAAGGACAAGCAATCATGA
- a CDS encoding SRPBCC family protein, which translates to MSRAYTLQPDPHLDLVLERVVDVPRELVWTAWTTPEHICQWFCPRPWTVSDCVIDLRPGGVFSTTMCSPEGEQFPNVGCYLEVIPGERLIWTDMLLPGFRPADQGFMTGILTLESTPEGTKYTATALHRDVDARKQHEEMGFHAGWNAALDQLVELVKSF; encoded by the coding sequence ATGAGTCGTGCGTATACCTTGCAGCCCGATCCGCACCTGGACCTGGTTCTAGAGCGAGTCGTTGACGTTCCGCGCGAGCTAGTCTGGACGGCCTGGACGACGCCGGAGCATATTTGCCAATGGTTTTGCCCGCGTCCTTGGACGGTGAGCGATTGCGTGATCGACCTGCGCCCGGGAGGCGTTTTCAGCACGACAATGTGCTCGCCGGAAGGGGAGCAATTTCCGAATGTTGGTTGCTACCTCGAAGTGATCCCCGGCGAACGTCTGATCTGGACCGATATGTTGCTGCCGGGCTTTCGCCCTGCGGATCAAGGTTTCATGACGGGTATCCTGACGCTAGAGTCGACGCCCGAAGGAACCAAATACACCGCCACCGCGCTGCACCGCGACGTCGACGCACGGAAACAGCACGAAGAGATGGGATTCCACGCCGGTTGGAATGCGGCGCTCGATCAACTAGTTGAGCTGGTGAAAAGCTTCTAG
- a CDS encoding SGNH/GDSL hydrolase family protein: MPEPATRRQLFLFVTLATLSAFASSAWAEAPQPQVEDGVAWYDVQDWGVEGKGWDDVVRYYDRLPSRAEEKVRGAVWSLSRHSAGMLTRFTTDATTIHVRYKLMSNRLDMPHMPATGVSGVDLYARDEAGHDRWLAVSRPGAQQVNAELVSGIDPRPNGEPRLYTLYLPLYNGVDQLEIGVPEGSKFTAVAPRDEKPIVFYGTSIMHGACASRPGMSISGIVGRRMNCPVINLGFSGNGRLEAEVGEFLTELDPAVFVIDCLPNVGHETIAEKTEPLVMQLRKSHPDTPILLVEDRSNTSSPFKKAHRDRHETSRAAFKLAYENLQAAGVKNLYYLPGEDLLGDDGEAATDGSHPSDLGMVRYADAYVPALQEILGKN, encoded by the coding sequence ATGCCTGAACCTGCCACACGCCGCCAGCTGTTTCTGTTCGTCACTCTCGCCACGTTGTCCGCATTCGCTTCATCCGCCTGGGCCGAAGCGCCCCAGCCGCAGGTCGAAGATGGCGTCGCCTGGTATGACGTGCAAGACTGGGGCGTCGAAGGGAAAGGGTGGGACGACGTCGTTCGCTACTACGATCGTTTACCAAGTCGGGCCGAAGAGAAGGTTCGCGGCGCCGTCTGGAGCCTCAGTCGCCACTCGGCCGGAATGCTGACCCGTTTCACGACCGACGCCACGACAATTCACGTTCGTTACAAACTAATGAGCAACCGACTCGACATGCCGCATATGCCTGCGACCGGGGTGAGCGGCGTCGATTTGTATGCTCGCGACGAAGCGGGCCACGATCGTTGGCTGGCCGTATCGCGGCCTGGTGCGCAACAGGTCAACGCAGAGTTGGTCAGCGGAATCGATCCTCGTCCCAACGGCGAGCCGCGACTCTACACGCTGTACCTTCCACTCTACAACGGCGTCGACCAGCTGGAAATCGGCGTGCCGGAAGGAAGCAAATTCACTGCCGTCGCGCCGCGTGACGAAAAGCCGATCGTCTTCTACGGCACGTCGATCATGCATGGCGCCTGTGCTTCGCGCCCCGGGATGTCGATCAGCGGCATCGTTGGTCGACGGATGAATTGCCCGGTGATCAATCTTGGCTTTTCCGGCAACGGCCGTCTGGAAGCCGAAGTGGGAGAATTTCTGACCGAACTGGACCCGGCCGTCTTCGTGATCGACTGCCTGCCGAACGTCGGCCATGAGACGATCGCCGAGAAGACCGAACCGCTAGTGATGCAGCTACGCAAGTCGCATCCGGATACGCCCATTCTGTTGGTCGAGGACCGATCCAACACCTCCTCGCCTTTCAAGAAAGCGCACCGCGATCGGCACGAAACGAGCCGCGCCGCATTCAAACTGGCCTACGAAAACCTGCAGGCCGCCGGGGTCAAAAACCTCTACTACCTGCCCGGCGAAGATCTGCTGGGAGACGACGGCGAAGCGGCGACCGATGGCTCGCATCCGAGCGACCTGGGCATGGTGCGATACGCCGACGCCTATGTTCCGGCGCTGCAAGAGATCCTTGGAAAGAACTAG